A single genomic interval of Apis cerana isolate GH-2021 linkage group LG2, AcerK_1.0, whole genome shotgun sequence harbors:
- the LOC107996709 gene encoding uncharacterized protein LOC107996709, whose protein sequence is MANKVSSSKCVQHSCYSSDTSIPCMKRKYNYKKIMKGKRWEYPLPCMRNYWKKIISEERRKLLAVRNPFLQLSYNSFPKKYCDSIDCNTFVENQSFNRNFFPNSYLDDRDTSDNSLHKLHLMKANVKSNRNCFDNVKSILKRSHQTVPKSLDTMYYSTTSFEGVRIPKLNTRGPQPSSGRIHPGKVDHIRASFNVQNERKIQENNSTTLPILTKYPGMSELQSRLKKLRKYLKLSKETDLKTKDQALYDNDKTIKEIRKKFSTDRSTMKRIKEDLLPNEDSLKYTARSAYKALKCLSKDRNIDFKLKSTDHLKQGSFLKSSENFLVSNDDNQVSVKSKRIEKDKLKEESSHICEMPTIFEQKSLEGSEFSGIDDENGTLKSDETMSRSISTESRYTSGPSPEPVLSERSEDNPVTRILSSIPKLSFPRKNRDRCLPCMYKSFETPPERKISLPRTVLQRIIDDEKLKATSLKDSFEASDSTSTCSIPSLRNEIERILNDEVETRNVGFDDVESNVPESEVTEDAVSSFQEKGIQKRPEDAAEQKSIAEPETSRNEITKKGKGDPQHDEAASTNLNEEARIETNRTQVGSPGQTKEGPSSLHSEESTEEEEDDSIAVSTIGDDDQPKSKYLVPCHAPTNFRPSLEPLRALRNRKPTTLQHRIDLLETSSLRKSGSMDEQEKSRPKSVLEKERSSDEAKPVPPRPLTKAKSVLEKLTPEKAETIVEMRQHVLRKGTSFSGFPVSTPTFNKSEIYRDDASKGTLRELDETRDDGLLKTPLATDLSRAGTKLPLTRPHEIVEILTNLEENASSIDMLNILCKEFSERLSKNSENNDPITRERNRMITNLTRLLIDSKRYLYPDKFPSHLLFSTHQPPIHNMKVMRQILPITTYNKTARLLNLPKWHIKQEDLEEKDVEEEEEKVEIESFDSLEVNPPTLKDDEPPDEEKPPLERRYNPYALFLIKPRRKVITWRPLKKEDLEGYDPEATLKMRADNSMKRICQDFCQWVESLGGTDNTIDEEVLRDMFEIDFSADICRTLQVSIKEMPVVPAEVAFTRNSPGASKLIMTKKHVMRDAKAEKTSPKIKAFGTALPVNIRFIPPDNQVHKRWLKCEDVPVDIETMEAVWKDITMLRSVRGFVEWLQEHPEVPPPEALKKMVAMDPKTLRQIEDDEMFAHLELDIEQIKTLRVAVDEDVPMKM, encoded by the exons atggctAATAAAGTGAGCAGTTCTAAATGTGTTCAACATTCTTGTTATTCTTCTGACACGAGTATTCCGTGTatgaagagaaaatataactaCAAGAAAATCATGAAAGGGAAAAG ATGGGAATATCCTCTTCCATGTATGAGGAATTActggaagaaaataattagcgaagagagaagaaaattactCGCAGTAAGAAATCCTTTTCTTCAATTATCCTACAATTCCTTTCCTAAAAAATATTGCGATTCTATCGATTGTAATACATTCGTTGAGAATCAATCGTTTAATCGCAACTTTTTTCCTAATTCTTACTTAGATGATCGCGATACGTCCGACAATTCTTTGCACAAGTTACATCTTATGAAAGCGAACGTTAAATCGAATAGAAATTGTTTCGATAACgtaaaatcgatattaaagaGATCGCATCAAACTGTTCCAAAAAGTCTGGATACAATGTACTATTCTACCACATCGTTTGAAGGTGTACGAATCCCAAAATTAAATACCCGTGGTCCTCAACCTAGTTCCGGTAGAATTCATCCTGGTAAAGTGGATCATATCCGGGCTTCTTTCAATGTTCAAAATGAACGGAAgatacaagaaaataattctaccACTCTACCAATTCTGACTAAATATCCTGGGATGTCGGAATTGCAATCAAGATTGAAAAAGTTacggaaatatttaaaattatcgaaggaAACAGATCTCAAAACCAAGGATCAAGCTCTATACGACAatgataaaacgataaaagaaattagaaagaaattttctactGATCGATCCACGATGAAACGAattaaagaagatttattACCAAACGAAGATTCTTTAAAGTATACCGCTCGTTCCGCTTATAAAGCATTGAAATGTTTATCAAAGGACAGAAATAtagatttcaaattgaaatctaCCGACCATTTAAAACAAGGatcatttttgaaatcgagtgaaaattttttggtAAGTAACGACGACAATCAGGTTTCGGTAAAAAGTAAACggattgaaaaagataaattgaagGAAGAATCGTCTCATATTTGCGAGATGCCGacaatttttgaacaaaaatcACTCGAGGGTTCAGAATTTTCAGGTATCGACGATGAAAACGGAACTTTGAAATCCGACGAGACAATGTCGAGAAGCATTTCCACCGAATCTCGTTACACATCGGGGCCTAGTCCAGAACCCGTGTTGTCAGAGCGCTCGGAGGACAATCCTGTTACTCGTATTCTATCATCGATtccaaaattatcttttccaaGGAAGAATCGGGACAGGTGTTTGCCGTGTATGTACAAATCGTTCGAGACTCCTCCCGAACGAAAGATATCCCTACCCAGAACCGTTTTGCAGAGAATTATAgacgatgaaaaattgaaagcaaCGTCGCTTAAAGATTCGTTCGAAGCCAGCGATTCCACTTCCACTTGCAGCATACCAAGTCTtagaaacgaaattgaaagaattttgaacGATGAAGTTGAAACGAGAAACGTTGGATTCGACGACGTGGAATCCAATGTTCCTGAAAGTGAAGTTACAGAGGATGCCGTTTCCTCGTTCCAAGAGAAGGGAATACAGAAACGACCAGAGGACGCAGCGGAGCAAAAAAGTATTGCGGAACCGGAGACTTCGCGTAACGAGATTACAAAGAAAGGTAAAGGGGATCCGCAACACGACGAGGCAGCATCGACAAATTTGAACGAGGAGGCTCGAATCGAGACAAATCGGACGCAAGTCGGTTCCCCGGGACAAACGAAAGAAGGTCCTTCCTCGTTACACAGCGAGGAGAGCacggaggaagaagaagacgacTCGATTGCGGTCTCGACGATCGGCGACGACGATCAACCCAAGTCGAAATACTTGGTGCCCTGTCATGCTCCCACGAATTTCAGGCCGAGCTTAGAGCCCCTTCGAGCCCTGAGAAACCGTAAACCGACGACTCTGCAGCATCGTATCGACCTGCTCGAGACATCCTCGTTGAGAAAAAGCGGTTCCATGGACGAGCAGGAAAAATCAAGGCCTAAAAGCGTCCTCGAGAAGGAGAGGTCGAGCGACGAGGCGAAGCCTGTGCCGCCTCGGCCCTTAACGAAAGCAAAATCTGTCCTGGAAAAATTGACGCCTGAAAAAGCTGAAACGATCGTGGAGATGCGGCAACACGTTCTCAGAAAGGGAACCAGCTTCTCGGGCTTTCCCGTATCAACACCGACGTTCAACAAGTCGGAAATATATCGCGACGACGCGTCAAAGGGCACATTACGAGAATTGGACGAGACTCGTGACGATGGCCTTTTAAAAACACCACTCGCGACCGATTTATCGAGAGCCGGGACGAAATTGCCGCTTACACGTCCGCACGAGATCGtggaaattttaacgaatctCGAGGAGAACGCATCGTCCATCGATATGTTAAACATCTTGTGCAAAGAATTTTCGGAACGGTTGTCGAAAAATAGCGAGAACAACGACCCGATCACGAGAGAGCGTAACAGAATGATTACGAATCTGACCAGGTTGTTAATTGATTCTAAACGTTATTTGTATCCTGATAAATTTCCTTCTCATTTGCTTTTCTCCACCCACCAGCCACCCATACATAACATGAAAGTCATGAGACAGATACTACCTATAACGACTTATAATAAAACTGCGCGGTTGTTGAACCTGCCCAAATGGCATATAAAACAAGAGGACCTCGAAGAAAAAGatgtggaggaggaggaggagaaagtcGAAATAGAAAGTTTCGACAGTTTGGAG GTGAATCCACCGACATTGAAAGACGACGAACCGCCCGATGAGGAGAAACCGCCCTTGGAGCGCAGATACAATCCTTACGCTCTATTTCTGATAAAACCGAGACGTAAG GTGATTACGTGGCGCCCTTTGAAGAAAGAAGATCTCGAGGGCTACGATCCGGAGGCGACGCTCAAAATGAGAGCCGACAACTCGATGAAAAGGATATGTCAGGACTTCTGCCAGTGGGTCGAATCTTTGGGCGGGACGGATAATACCATCGACGAGGAAGTTCTCAGGGATATGTTTGAAATCGATTTCAGTGCGGATATTTGCAGAACGTTACAG gTGTCGATCAAGGAAATGCCGGTTGTGCCCGCGGAGGTGGCCTTCACGAGAAACTCGCCGGGCGCGAGCAAGCTCATCATGACGAAGAAACACGTGATGAGGGACGCGAAAGCGGAAAAAACTTCCCCGAAGATAAAAGCCTTTGGCACGGCTCTGCCTGTGAATATTCGATTCATACCGCCCGATAATCAGGTGCACAAGAGATGGCTGAAATGCGAGGACGTGCCCGTGGATATCGAAACGATGGAAGCTGTTTGGAAAGATATAACGATGCTGAGAAGCGTGAGAGGTTTCGTGGAGTGGCTTCAAGAGCATCCAGAG GTACCACCGCCGGAAGCTTTGAAGAAAATGGTGGCGATGGATCCGAAAACGCTGAGACAGATCGAGGACGACGAGATGTTCGCCCATCTCGAGCTGGATATCGAACAAATCAAAACTTTGAGAGTGGCGGTTGACGAAGATGTTCCGATGAAGATGTGA